The Ailuropoda melanoleuca isolate Jingjing chromosome 9, ASM200744v2, whole genome shotgun sequence genome includes a region encoding these proteins:
- the TM2D3 gene encoding TM2 domain-containing protein 3 isoform X1 — MAAAAVLLRALRRLCRVLLFLSQFYILSGGGSLNLEQSQPLAQSIKDPGPTRSFTVVPRAAESTDIPPYVMKCPSNGLCSRLPADCVECKTNFSCVYGKPATFDCTVKPSVTCVDQDFKSQKNFIMNMTCRFCWQLPESDYECSNSTSCMTVSCPRQRYTANCTVRDHVHCLGNRTFPKMLYCNWTGGYKWSTALALSITLGGFGADRFYLGQWREGLGKLFSFGGLGIWTLIDVLLIGVGYVGPADGSLYI; from the exons ATGGCGGCTGCGGCGGTACTTCTGCGGGCCCTGCGCCGCCTGTGCCGGGTGCTGCTGTTCCTCTCCCAGTTCTATATCTTGTCGGGCGGGG GATCCTTAAATTTAGAGCAGTCGCAGccgctggctcagtcaataaaggATCCGGGCCCAACACGTTCTTTCACAGTAGTTCCCAGGGCAGCAG AAAGTACTGATATCCCACCTTATGTGATGAAGTGTCCAAGTAATGGTTTGTGTAGCAGACTTCCTGCAGACTGTGTAGAATGCAAGACAAATTTCTCCTGTGTCTATGGGAAGCCTGCCACCTTTGACTGCACGGTCAAACCTTCTGTTACCTGTGTT GATCAAGACTTCAAATCCCAAAAGAACTTCATCATGAACATGACTTGCAGGTTTTGCTGGCAGCTTCCTGAAAGCGATTACGAGTGTTCCAACTCCACCAGCTGCATGACGGTGTCCTGTCCCCGACAGCGTTACACTGCCAACTGCACCGTGCGGGACCACGTTCATTGCTTGG gtaaccGCACTTTTCCAAAGATGCTGTACTGCAACTGGACTGGAGGCTATAAGTGGTCCACTGCTCTGGCTCTGAG CATCACCCTCGGTGGGTTTGGAGCCGACCGTTTCTACCTGGGCCAGTGGCGAGAAGGCCTTGGCAAGCTTTTCAGCTTCGGCGGCCTGGGAATATGGACGCTGATAGACGTCTTGCTGATCGGCGTTGGCTACGTGGGACCGGCAGATGGCTCTTTGTACATTTAG
- the TM2D3 gene encoding TM2 domain-containing protein 3 isoform X2, which translates to MAAAAVLLRALRRLCRVLLFLSQFYILSGGESTDIPPYVMKCPSNGLCSRLPADCVECKTNFSCVYGKPATFDCTVKPSVTCVDQDFKSQKNFIMNMTCRFCWQLPESDYECSNSTSCMTVSCPRQRYTANCTVRDHVHCLGNRTFPKMLYCNWTGGYKWSTALALSITLGGFGADRFYLGQWREGLGKLFSFGGLGIWTLIDVLLIGVGYVGPADGSLYI; encoded by the exons ATGGCGGCTGCGGCGGTACTTCTGCGGGCCCTGCGCCGCCTGTGCCGGGTGCTGCTGTTCCTCTCCCAGTTCTATATCTTGTCGGGCGGGG AAAGTACTGATATCCCACCTTATGTGATGAAGTGTCCAAGTAATGGTTTGTGTAGCAGACTTCCTGCAGACTGTGTAGAATGCAAGACAAATTTCTCCTGTGTCTATGGGAAGCCTGCCACCTTTGACTGCACGGTCAAACCTTCTGTTACCTGTGTT GATCAAGACTTCAAATCCCAAAAGAACTTCATCATGAACATGACTTGCAGGTTTTGCTGGCAGCTTCCTGAAAGCGATTACGAGTGTTCCAACTCCACCAGCTGCATGACGGTGTCCTGTCCCCGACAGCGTTACACTGCCAACTGCACCGTGCGGGACCACGTTCATTGCTTGG gtaaccGCACTTTTCCAAAGATGCTGTACTGCAACTGGACTGGAGGCTATAAGTGGTCCACTGCTCTGGCTCTGAG CATCACCCTCGGTGGGTTTGGAGCCGACCGTTTCTACCTGGGCCAGTGGCGAGAAGGCCTTGGCAAGCTTTTCAGCTTCGGCGGCCTGGGAATATGGACGCTGATAGACGTCTTGCTGATCGGCGTTGGCTACGTGGGACCGGCAGATGGCTCTTTGTACATTTAG